The genome window CAATGTTCAACATTCTATGAATGGAAAACAACAACTTAGCCATGGAGTTTTCTTAGTAGTTTTACCATTTTGTAAACAGAATTGGAAATGGAAACTGCAGCTTTGGCTCTGACTCTAAGGTTGCCATGGTTAACAAATCCGCGGAGCTTTTGAAGCAGGGGTAAAGCAGCAATGGAGTTAACCATTGCTGTCAGCGACTTATCGGCTTCTTCACACACAAACTTCTTGTCCTGAGAGGCTTTCAGTAACAACTGCAGTAACTGTAAATCCACCACAAATTTAACTCATCAAAGCAGAAACTCGAAAACCGGAAAAGAGAAATGATGATCAGGGTCAATTGGGCTACCCACCAGCTGATCAAATGCACTAGAATCAGTTGAAAGCAATTTTTCGCCGTAGGCATTGAAGATATCTGAAGCAGCCATAATCGAAGTCTTGCAAAGAGCACTTCTCGGGTTCTTCATTGACTTTACCACTACCAACATCACCTTCTCTCTGCATAATCACATACATTTTATCAGTTCAACACCCTTGTTCGATACATATCCAGGCACTAAAAATAAGAAGTTCGAATCTTACAGGACAGGAAGCAGTAGACCTGGGTGATATAAAGAGAAACGCCTAGCATCGTTCAACGACTGACAAACCTTAACCCAATCCTTCGAATCTAATCCTTCAACTAAGCTCTGAAAACATCAAACCGAATCAGAATCGTGAAATTGCAAACAGGGTTttacttcattttttaaaaagtaaatagtaaaaatggattTACTTGGATGTTTGATTCTGGGTCTTGAAAGGGTTTGAGATCCTCGGAAGCGACATAATCAACGGAGGCATCTATGGGTTGCGGTAAAGGAGCTTTGTTCTCATCGTTTACGCTGATCTCGGAAGCTTTTTTCTGGGGTTGAATCGACACTTTGGCTTGTTTCTTGGGTCTGAGACCGTCTGGTACAATGGAGAGTGCATTATCTATGGGTCGCAAcgccatttttttttttttttgctctgAGCAGAAAGCGAGAGGAAAAATCTATGATCTCAAAACAGAGTGGTTCGAAGCTATGAGAATCGGATTTTTTTAGGCAAAATTTGAATCTATAAAAGGTTAGAGAAATTGAATTTACTTTTTGATAGGGAAAAAGAGATAAGGGTTAAAGAACGTtgcaaaaattcaaattttcaagaaagaaaggaaagaagagACGTTAGACTTTTATATTCTAACGGTCGAATCTTTAAAGTGGCCATCAATTTTCTCTAACTCCCTAATAGACCCGTTCATAGTTGGGATAGGTCTAAAGGCTTGTCCAAAATTTAAGAggatttgaacaa of Gossypium raimondii isolate GPD5lz chromosome 3, ASM2569854v1, whole genome shotgun sequence contains these proteins:
- the LOC105796836 gene encoding uncharacterized protein LOC105796836, whose amino-acid sequence is MALRPIDNALSIVPDGLRPKKQAKVSIQPQKKASEISVNDENKAPLPQPIDASVDYVASEDLKPFQDPESNIQSLVEGLDSKDWVKVCQSLNDARRFSLYHPGLLLPVLEKVMLVVVKSMKNPRSALCKTSIMAASDIFNAYGEKLLSTDSSAFDQLLLQLLLKASQDKKFVCEEADKSLTAMVNSIAALPLLQKLRGFVNHGNLRVRAKAAVSISNSVYKMGSEEIKEFGSVTLLQMASDLLNDRLPEAREAARSIVLSVYEAFTENEKLDTEEDWQSFCQSNLSMIQAQLMIKVVSSQ